In Sphingopyxis sp. FD7, a single window of DNA contains:
- a CDS encoding peptidylprolyl isomerase yields MITAIRAMFSSTIGKFLALAFVVLVGVAFALSDVTGNSTFGGIGGANVAKVGGEEIGVGELRDRVRQAYDQARRDQPGLTMAAFVEGGGLDQVLGQLIDGLAFDQYATELGFGVSKRLIDGRIADLPAFAGVSGKFDQTVFQNFLRQNGISEAQLRRDLRQQILLEQLAAPIAQMPRIASGMAEPYAALLLERRRGQATFIPSSAFAPRNDPGDATLRQFLAQNAAKFTVPERRVIQYAIFDRASVPVPAVTDAEIAKAYKDNAAQYAASETRRFAQVILPDRAAANSLAAKVRGGASLASAAAEAGLSASTTGDLSQSAYAATTNATVAKAAFAAKRGEVIGPLQTGLGWTVLRVEDVTARPARSLAEASAEIRAELAKNKANEAIVDYYNAIQDAVNSGASIEEVASDRKLPIIETPAILPSGRAPGQPGFAPAPELAPVIAQAFQVGGEGEGQIATIVENEKFAVFAVKSIVAAAPPPFAQIRGDLLSEWRFAEGQKVARDKARAIVKAVEGGKSLNEAVAAAGPNIGDVQAIGGSRAELGANGERVPPELALLFSMAEGSVKTLEIPGNRGWMVIALDEVQRPDPKAIEPQRVAAIARPLAPAFGNELIEQLAAEAKRRAGVTINKELVDQLRRELTGTAPVAE; encoded by the coding sequence ATGATTACCGCCATCCGCGCCATGTTTTCTTCGACGATCGGCAAGTTTCTCGCGCTGGCCTTTGTCGTTCTGGTCGGCGTCGCCTTTGCGCTCAGCGACGTCACCGGAAACTCGACCTTCGGCGGGATCGGCGGCGCCAATGTCGCGAAGGTCGGTGGCGAAGAGATCGGTGTCGGCGAACTGCGCGACCGCGTGCGGCAGGCCTATGACCAGGCGCGCCGTGATCAGCCGGGACTGACGATGGCGGCGTTCGTCGAAGGCGGCGGACTCGATCAGGTGCTCGGTCAGCTCATCGACGGGCTCGCCTTTGATCAATATGCGACCGAGTTGGGTTTCGGCGTCAGCAAACGGCTGATCGACGGGCGAATCGCCGATCTGCCAGCCTTTGCAGGCGTTTCGGGCAAGTTCGACCAGACGGTGTTCCAGAACTTCCTCCGCCAGAACGGGATCAGCGAAGCACAGCTGCGCCGCGACCTTCGCCAACAGATACTGCTCGAACAGCTGGCGGCGCCGATCGCGCAGATGCCGCGGATCGCGTCCGGCATGGCCGAGCCCTATGCCGCGCTGCTGCTCGAACGGCGGCGCGGGCAGGCGACCTTCATCCCGTCAAGCGCGTTCGCGCCCAGAAACGATCCGGGCGACGCCACGTTGCGCCAGTTCCTCGCCCAGAATGCCGCGAAGTTCACCGTGCCCGAACGCCGCGTGATCCAATATGCGATTTTCGACCGCGCCTCGGTGCCGGTGCCCGCCGTGACCGACGCCGAAATCGCGAAGGCGTATAAGGACAATGCGGCGCAATATGCCGCGAGCGAAACGCGGCGTTTTGCGCAGGTGATCCTGCCCGACCGGGCGGCCGCAAACAGCCTCGCCGCGAAGGTGCGCGGCGGCGCGTCACTCGCGAGCGCGGCTGCCGAGGCGGGTTTGTCCGCCTCTACGACCGGCGACCTCAGCCAGAGCGCCTATGCCGCGACCACAAATGCGACGGTTGCGAAGGCCGCCTTTGCCGCAAAACGCGGCGAGGTGATCGGGCCGCTCCAGACCGGACTCGGCTGGACAGTGCTGCGCGTCGAGGATGTGACTGCGCGCCCGGCCCGCAGCCTGGCCGAAGCAAGCGCGGAAATTCGCGCCGAACTGGCAAAGAACAAGGCGAACGAGGCGATCGTCGATTATTATAATGCGATCCAGGATGCGGTGAACAGCGGGGCGTCGATCGAGGAGGTTGCGTCCGACCGCAAGCTCCCGATCATCGAGACCCCGGCGATCCTGCCGAGCGGCCGCGCGCCGGGACAGCCAGGCTTCGCACCCGCGCCGGAACTCGCACCGGTCATTGCGCAGGCGTTCCAGGTCGGCGGCGAGGGCGAAGGTCAGATCGCCACGATCGTCGAGAATGAGAAATTCGCCGTCTTTGCGGTGAAGTCGATCGTCGCCGCCGCGCCGCCGCCCTTCGCGCAGATCCGCGGCGACCTGCTTTCCGAATGGCGCTTTGCCGAGGGGCAGAAGGTCGCGCGCGACAAGGCGCGCGCGATCGTCAAGGCGGTCGAAGGTGGCAAGAGCCTCAACGAAGCCGTCGCTGCCGCGGGACCGAACATCGGCGATGTGCAGGCGATCGGCGGCAGCCGCGCCGAGCTGGGCGCCAATGGCGAGCGCGTGCCGCCCGAACTCGCGCTGCTCTTCTCGATGGCCGAGGGCAGCGTGAAAACGCTGGAAATCCCTGGCAATCGCGGCTGGATGGTGATCGCGCTGGATGAGGTGCAGCGCCCTGATCCCAAGGCGATCGAACCCCAGCGCGTTGCCGCGATCGCGCGGCCGCTGGCGCCCGCCTTTGGCAATGAGCTGATCGAGCAGTTGGCGGCGGAGGCGAAGCGGCGCGCCGGGGTGACGATCAACAAGGAACTGGTCGACCAGTTGCGCCGCGAACTGACCGGCACCGCGCCGGTCGCCGAATAA